In Brachypodium distachyon strain Bd21 chromosome 2, Brachypodium_distachyon_v3.0, whole genome shotgun sequence, one genomic interval encodes:
- the LOC100831938 gene encoding pectate lyase — MTILFLLFFFTTILSISSTSSSQINASNTTTLHRRLTLFGSCGTGNPVDDCWRSDPRWADNRRRLADCGIGFGRNAIGGKNGPTYVVTDPSDDDPSSPAPGTLRYGLTQDGPLWIVFAHDMTIRPKHELVVGSHKTVDGRGAQVVVGEGGACFAVDGASNVIIHGVTIRGCRPKPRGPRGRSESDGDGVSVCEARDVWIDRCSFEDCADGLVDVTRASTGVTVSNSLFTNHDKAMLLGHSDSFDDDRAMRVTVTLNRFGPGLVQRMPRCRYGVFHVVNNDYVKWGMYAIGGSASPNILSLGNRFSAGHNKEVTKREDDMAENDWRNWRWKSVGDLMLNGAFFTASGGPGPEVNAPSFAKSASMVEQMTAEAGALSCNRDSLC; from the exons ATGACGATTCTCTTCTTACTATTCTTCTTCACAACCATCTTATCAATCTCTTCCACTTCGTCGTCACAGATCAACGCCTCCAACACAACAACATTACACCGACGCCTAACGTTGTTTGGGAGCTGTGGCACGGGCAACCCGGTGGACGACTGCTGGCGCAGCGACCCTCGCTGGGCCGACAACCGGCGCCGCCTCGCGGACTGCGGCATCGGCTTCGGCCGCAACGCGATCGGCGGCAAGAACGGGCCGACATACGTCGTCACGGACCCCAGCGACGACGATCCGTCAAGCCCAGCTCCCGGCACGCTCCGCTACGGGCTCACCCAGGATGGGCCTCTGTGGATCGTCTTCGCGCACGACATGACGATCCGGCCCAAGCATGAGCTCGTCGTGGGCTCCCACAAGACCGTGGACGGCCGCGGGGCCCAGGTCGTCgtgggcgagggcggcgcgtgCTTCGCGGTGGACGGCGCCAGCAACGTGATCATCCACGGCGTCACGATCCGCGGCTGCAGGCCCAAGCCCAGGGGCCCGCGTGGCAGGTCGGAGtcggacggcgacggcgtgaGCGTCTGCGAGGCCAGGGACGTGTGGATCGACCGCTGCAGCTTCGAGGACTGCGCCGACGGGCTCGTCGACGTCACCAGGGCCTCCACGGGGGTCACCGTGTCCAACAGCCTCTTTACTAACCACGACAAGGCCATGCTCCTCGGCCACAGCGACTCCTTCGACGACGACAGGGCCATGAGGGTCACTGTCACGCTCAATCGGTTTGGTCCAGGCCTTGTGCAGAGAATGCCAAG GTGTCGGTATGGGGTGTTCCACGTCGTCAACAACGATTACGTAAAATGGGGGATGTATGCCATCGGTGGCAGTGCGTCGCCAAACATCCTTAGCCTGGGCAACCGATTCAGTGCTGGCCACAATAAAGAA GTGACCAAACGCGAAGACGATATGGCGGAGAACGACTGGAGGAATTGGAGGTGGAAGTCGGTAGGGGATTTGATGCTCAACGGTGCCTTCTTCACGGCATCGGGCGGGCCGGGGCCTGAGGTTAACGCACCTAGTTTTGCAAAGTCCGCCTCTATGGTCGAGCAGATGACGGCCGAGGCAGGGGCTCTCTCCTGCAACAGGGATTCTCTCTGCTAA